From Zavarzinella sp., one genomic window encodes:
- the ispF gene encoding 2-C-methyl-D-erythritol 2,4-cyclodiphosphate synthase translates to MEYRVGSGHDTHRLVAGRPLILGGVKIDYHLGLDGHSDADIVLHALTDAILGAAGLGDIGDAFPDTDPANFQADSQIFLDAAINKVSSLGCELVNADITIFAQVPKLGPVKEQIRTHVAEILHLPTRRVNVKAKTGENVGHIGRKEALGCHVVVLLKIPTDDSAEHHNN, encoded by the coding sequence ATGGAATACCGCGTGGGCTCCGGTCACGATACGCACCGCCTGGTGGCAGGGCGTCCGTTGATTCTGGGAGGAGTGAAAATCGACTACCACCTCGGCCTCGACGGTCATTCCGATGCGGATATTGTGCTGCACGCACTGACCGATGCCATTCTGGGTGCAGCAGGTCTGGGCGACATTGGAGATGCCTTTCCAGATACTGATCCGGCAAATTTTCAGGCCGATTCTCAAATATTTTTAGATGCGGCAATAAACAAGGTGTCTTCTTTGGGCTGCGAACTGGTGAATGCCGATATCACCATCTTTGCTCAGGTGCCAAAACTGGGCCCGGTAAAGGAGCAGATTCGCACGCACGTGGCAGAAATTCTGCACTTGCCCACCCGGAGGGTGAATGTGAAGGCGAAAACTGGCGAAAACGTGGGTCACATTGGGCGAAAAGAAGCTCTCGGGTGCCACGTGGTGGTGCTGCTGAAGATTCCCACAGACGATAGTGCCGAGCACCATAATAATTAA
- the eda gene encoding bifunctional 4-hydroxy-2-oxoglutarate aldolase/2-dehydro-3-deoxy-phosphogluconate aldolase, whose translation MKRLEQLQLIEQHKIVAVVRAPQPDQLVEVLHALAAGGIRVAEVTFTVPDADQVIRAAKKQLGEKILIGAGTILDTETARIAIMAGAEFLVSPTVNVDVIALAHRYDRAIMPGAFTPTEILAAWEAGADIVKVFPAECLGPKFFKAMRGPLPQIKLMPTGGVDLTTAGDFLAAGACALGIGSQLVDPHMIAKSDFTGLTELAKKYVKAVIAA comes from the coding sequence ATGAAACGACTTGAGCAATTGCAGCTAATTGAGCAGCACAAAATTGTCGCCGTGGTGCGTGCCCCACAGCCCGATCAACTGGTAGAAGTGCTGCACGCACTGGCCGCAGGTGGGATTCGGGTTGCCGAGGTCACCTTCACCGTTCCCGATGCCGATCAAGTCATCCGGGCTGCGAAAAAGCAACTTGGTGAGAAAATTCTCATCGGTGCGGGGACGATTCTGGATACAGAAACCGCACGAATCGCAATTATGGCGGGTGCCGAGTTTCTGGTATCCCCCACCGTGAATGTGGATGTGATTGCTCTGGCCCACCGCTACGATCGGGCGATAATGCCCGGTGCGTTTACCCCCACAGAGATACTGGCGGCCTGGGAAGCTGGTGCGGATATCGTGAAAGTCTTTCCAGCAGAGTGTTTAGGGCCGAAGTTCTTTAAGGCGATGCGTGGCCCACTGCCCCAGATTAAGCTGATGCCCACTGGCGGGGTCGATCTGACCACTGCAGGCGACTTTCTGGCCGCAGGTGCGTGTGCCCTGGGCATCGGCAGCCAACTCGTCGACCCACACATGATCGCAAAATCAGACTTCACCGGCCTGACAGAACTGGCTAAAAAGTATGTAAAAGCAGTAATCGCCGCTTAA
- a CDS encoding DUF2617 family protein has product MNSVLTRPNAETVRFHLFSRSLHPELLEPLAVQQFRRDEYHLQLVLTTTGHYWSWTSPSGLQLSEMLAVQDFPLPQRGRVCRHRFEGEFSDSFRISPEIVYQTSLQREEQSSPVFRKIHEELLADGQNRGLIYHFHADQRFALAPLSLVTVDGCVDCLHINAFHTFPEEGIILKTMSMIETITKK; this is encoded by the coding sequence ATGAATTCAGTGTTGACACGTCCAAATGCAGAAACCGTTCGCTTTCATCTGTTTTCAAGATCGTTGCATCCCGAATTATTGGAACCTCTGGCAGTGCAGCAGTTTCGGCGGGATGAATACCACCTGCAGTTGGTGCTGACCACCACCGGACATTACTGGAGCTGGACGAGTCCCAGCGGTTTACAATTGTCGGAAATGCTTGCAGTGCAAGACTTTCCGCTGCCTCAGCGTGGGCGAGTTTGCCGCCACCGTTTTGAAGGGGAATTCAGTGATTCATTTCGGATTTCTCCCGAAATTGTTTACCAGACCAGTTTGCAGCGGGAGGAACAATCCTCGCCTGTTTTTCGTAAAATTCATGAAGAACTGCTCGCCGATGGGCAAAATCGTGGGCTGATCTACCATTTTCATGCTGATCAACGCTTCGCCCTGGCCCCACTGAGCCTGGTAACAGTCGATGGGTGCGTCGATTGCCTGCACATCAATGCCTTCCATACCTTCCCTGAAGAAGGGATCATCCTGAAAACGATGTCGATGATCGAAACTATCACCAAAAAATAA
- a CDS encoding protein kinase: MPSSYSCIVCATPLPSVQGVVTCPSCGKSQTSIQEEELTKSAVLLEVPSFSPDSVENVDTRTLPDEEFHAVATHTCTEYQKSPEINFPTIPGHEIISILGKGGMGIVYLARRLHTDDLVALKMMRLGSAASEDDKKRFLREAKALVTLKEHDHIVRHYSYHQTDEQIYFTMEFINGSSLSNLIHQQPLETRAAAQMFADLAGAVQHAHNYGLVHRDIKPANLLVEEKTGKVKLSDFGLVKSEEYTELTAPQVVLGTAKYMAPEQANGQQATASSDIYSLGISLYQSLAGKTPYDELSLVAILSQIANTPMPSVRQYLPKIDPVLEAILAKATSFEPSGRYGSAGEFQQDLRNWLDGKPTIARPLTPIQKLINRFKRNYRQTTVVVALLAMGGLGAAALIKPNRPIVQVSAPEPIDHKQVLHEKIRNLQPGEKLTIIGEKGLPDWYDWKSGPSLLATRITGDEACSFQTSVISLLELVEDAHHSEFEITAEIRHCAANGDTGSEVGLYFGFEHLNFYEGSFNQGSHFFTLKFSDYWQGYERTSKQFRDDHHVMISDCCMLDNRVDLPHFWHTNLQLPDKSAFLFSAVHNRSIMNRWRKLSIRFERDSATFSLYFDGSERTQTIPFSRLNAVTVNSIIPEDQTPKFSSFRASRSIGIYASDGIIAFRNVVFTNTSKGSQK; the protein is encoded by the coding sequence ATGCCTAGTTCGTACTCCTGCATCGTTTGTGCGACACCACTGCCCAGTGTGCAGGGGGTGGTAACCTGTCCCTCCTGTGGCAAATCGCAAACGTCGATTCAGGAAGAAGAATTAACAAAGAGTGCGGTGCTTCTCGAAGTACCTAGCTTCTCTCCAGATTCTGTCGAAAACGTTGATACTCGGACGTTGCCCGACGAAGAGTTTCATGCAGTTGCCACGCATACTTGCACAGAATACCAGAAATCTCCCGAAATAAACTTTCCGACCATTCCGGGGCATGAAATCATTTCGATTCTGGGCAAAGGCGGGATGGGGATTGTTTATCTGGCGCGACGACTGCACACCGATGACCTTGTTGCGTTAAAGATGATGCGGCTGGGTAGTGCTGCGAGTGAAGACGACAAAAAGCGGTTTCTCCGCGAAGCTAAGGCATTGGTCACTCTGAAAGAGCATGACCACATTGTCCGGCATTACAGCTACCATCAAACCGACGAGCAGATCTATTTCACGATGGAGTTCATCAACGGATCTTCATTGAGCAATTTGATCCATCAGCAACCGCTGGAAACGCGGGCAGCAGCACAGATGTTTGCAGATCTGGCGGGGGCCGTGCAACATGCCCACAATTATGGTCTGGTACACCGGGATATCAAACCAGCGAATCTTCTGGTGGAAGAAAAGACCGGCAAAGTAAAACTGTCGGATTTTGGATTAGTTAAGTCGGAAGAATACACCGAACTGACGGCACCGCAGGTAGTGCTTGGTACTGCTAAGTATATGGCACCGGAACAGGCGAACGGCCAGCAAGCGACCGCAAGCAGTGACATTTACTCGTTGGGGATATCGCTTTATCAAAGCCTTGCTGGCAAAACACCTTACGATGAACTATCGTTGGTAGCAATTCTCAGCCAGATTGCAAATACACCGATGCCTTCCGTGCGGCAATATCTGCCCAAGATTGATCCTGTTCTGGAAGCGATTTTAGCCAAGGCAACCAGTTTTGAGCCGTCTGGCAGATACGGTAGTGCAGGGGAATTTCAGCAGGACTTAAGGAATTGGCTTGACGGAAAACCCACAATCGCGAGACCATTAACGCCGATCCAGAAGCTGATAAATCGGTTCAAGCGAAATTACCGGCAAACCACCGTGGTAGTTGCCTTGCTCGCAATGGGGGGGCTCGGGGCAGCAGCCTTAATCAAACCGAATCGGCCAATTGTCCAGGTGTCTGCGCCAGAACCAATTGACCATAAGCAAGTGCTGCACGAAAAAATACGCAATCTGCAACCGGGCGAAAAACTGACGATTATCGGCGAAAAAGGCCTCCCAGACTGGTACGACTGGAAATCAGGTCCTAGCTTGCTCGCAACGAGAATCACTGGTGATGAAGCCTGCTCATTCCAAACTAGTGTTATCTCATTGCTGGAATTAGTGGAAGATGCCCACCATTCCGAGTTTGAAATAACTGCCGAAATACGACATTGTGCAGCTAATGGAGATACTGGATCTGAGGTAGGATTATATTTCGGATTCGAACATCTGAATTTTTACGAAGGTTCTTTCAATCAGGGATCTCACTTCTTTACGTTAAAATTCAGCGACTATTGGCAAGGTTATGAAAGAACGTCGAAGCAGTTTCGAGACGATCATCATGTAATGATCTCAGATTGCTGCATGCTCGATAATCGCGTTGATCTGCCCCACTTCTGGCATACGAATCTGCAATTGCCGGATAAATCAGCTTTCCTATTTTCAGCTGTACATAATAGATCAATCATGAATCGTTGGAGAAAATTATCAATTAGATTCGAAAGAGACTCTGCAACATTCAGCTTATATTTTGATGGCAGTGAACGCACTCAAACAATACCATTTTCCCGTTTGAATGCAGTTACTGTCAATTCGATCATTCCCGAAGACCAAACTCCAAAGTTCAGCAGCTTCCGCGCAAGTAGAAGTATTGGTATATATGCCAGCGATGGGATTATCGCGTTCAGAAATGTAGTCTTCACAAATACTTCAAAAGGTAGTCAGAAATGA